The segment CATCGGATAGAGGGACTTGCCATCGGTAGTGATCTTGGATCCGGCAAAGGCCCAGAAATAATTGGCCTCGGTGGCAGGACTGAGCTGGTCAGGGCGGCAGAAGTCATAGGCGCCCATTTGCAGACCGGCAGCCTTGCCGTTGCTCATGTCGGAGTTGTAGCTGGCGTCCTGATAATAATTGCCTTCGGTGGCTTTGGCGAAGGCATACTTTGGTCCGCAACCAGCAACGCTTGTCCAGTTGGGGGAACCTTGATAGTGCGAGACGTCAATGCCGAGCAGGTTGTTCGCCTGCGCGCTTTGTGACCCGACGGACAGTGCCAATGCGGCAGCCAGTCCGAGTGATGATTTCATCACAATGCTTTTTAGTGAGGCTTTCATGGTATCTTCCACTTTCTCTTTTTGCAGGAGGCTTTTGGTTGAGGTCGTGAAATCTCCCTGCTCCTGCCTTTGATACGAGATTGCACGTTTGAACCGATGAGTTCAAATCATCAAAAATCACACTTGAAAGAGAGGCCACCATATTTTTTGAAATAAAAAACGGTGCAAACTACTGGTCAACTAGATTTCGTTTGAACGGCGAATGGATTTACGGAACGGCTCACCGCACAACCCGCAAAATATTAAGTCTGGTTTACGACACGGAAACGTCTTGCAACCGGGGTTTTCTGGATAGCATCTGCGACTTTTTTTCCCAAGCAAGGGGCATAAGGAGAATGTCTTTACAGATGCGCCTTACGGCTTGGTAGAATTAA is part of the Pedosphaera parvula Ellin514 genome and harbors:
- a CDS encoding glycoside hydrolase family 25 protein, coding for MKASLKSIVMKSSLGLAAALALSVGSQSAQANNLLGIDVSHYQGSPNWTSVAGCGPKYAFAKATEGNYYQDASYNSDMSNGKAAGLQMGAYDFCRPDQLSPATEANYFWAFAGSKITTDGKSLYPMADFEVFGGHVGATTYTAWFNAWSSDVKAKKTTFMHPVIYCSAGTGACDLNTGIYLSAWIANYNGGNLYTGHPWTCCTGCNAWAPGTGNNWTYWQVSSTGAICGISGNCDLDAYPLSLSELIAYQGL